From the genome of Cedecea lapagei, one region includes:
- a CDS encoding AcrZ family multidrug efflux pump-associated protein, whose protein sequence is MFELLESLVFAVVMVPVVMAVILGLIYGLGEVFNVFSKVGHRDQQPKQHH, encoded by the coding sequence ATGTTCGAGTTACTGGAAAGCCTGGTGTTTGCCGTGGTCATGGTGCCGGTTGTGATGGCAGTGATCCTGGGTCTCATCTATGGATTGGGTGAAGTGTTCAACGTCTTTTCAAAAGTCGGTCATCGCGACCAACAGCCGAAACAGCATCACTGA
- the modE gene encoding molybdenum-dependent transcriptional regulator yields MQAEILLTLKLQQRLFADPRRIALLKQIRHTGSISQGAKLAGISYKSAWDAINEMNQLAESSLVDRATGGKGGGGAVLTRYGERLIQLYDLLAQIQQKAFDVLQDDALPLDSLLAAISRFSLQTSARNQLFGTVLRRDDEQVQQHVDILLADGETRLKAAITRQSAERLGLDEGKEVLVLIKAPWIDISTDANAAGEADNRLAGNITSIEKGKEQSEVLVRLADGQTLCATLPNLHVEQQALAEGAEVTAYFNADRVIVATLC; encoded by the coding sequence ATGCAAGCTGAAATTTTGTTAACGCTGAAACTCCAGCAGCGGCTATTTGCCGACCCGCGACGCATCGCGCTGCTGAAGCAAATTCGGCATACGGGCTCCATTAGCCAGGGGGCAAAGCTGGCGGGGATCAGTTACAAAAGCGCCTGGGATGCTATTAATGAAATGAACCAGCTGGCAGAGTCGAGCCTGGTCGACCGCGCTACCGGCGGCAAAGGCGGCGGCGGCGCGGTGCTGACCCGCTACGGCGAGCGCCTTATTCAGCTCTACGACCTGCTGGCGCAAATTCAGCAAAAAGCCTTTGATGTCCTGCAGGATGATGCCCTGCCGCTGGACAGCCTGCTCGCCGCCATCTCTCGTTTCTCGCTGCAAACCAGCGCCCGCAACCAGCTATTCGGTACGGTGCTCAGGCGTGACGACGAGCAGGTTCAGCAGCACGTTGATATCCTGCTGGCCGACGGTGAGACGCGCCTGAAGGCGGCTATTACGCGCCAAAGCGCGGAGCGGCTCGGCCTGGACGAAGGCAAAGAGGTTCTGGTGCTCATCAAAGCGCCGTGGATTGATATCTCCACCGATGCCAACGCGGCAGGCGAGGCCGATAACCGGCTGGCAGGCAACATTACCAGTATTGAGAAAGGCAAAGAGCAAAGCGAAGTCCTTGTTCGCCTGGCTGACGGCCAGACGCTCTGCGCGACCCTGCCGAATCTCCACGTTGAGCAGCAGGCGCTGGCAGAAGGTGCTGAGGTCACAGCATATTTCAATGCAGACAGGGTGATTGTCGCCACACTCTGCTAA
- the modF gene encoding molybdate ABC transporter ATP-binding protein ModF, with protein MSALQISQGTFHLSDIKTLTLNDLTLHAGESWAFVGANGSGKSALARALAGSLPIMKGERRCDFTRIAHLSFEQLQKLVSDEWQRNNTDLLSADEDDTGRTTAEIIQDEVADEARCRELATLFGIEHLLTRRFKYLSTGETRKTLLCRALMSEPELLILDEPFDGLDVKSRGQLADLLAQLSDRGYTLVLVLNRFDEIPEFVQFAGVLADCTLTESGAKQALLEQALISQLAHSEKLAGVALPEADDPSARYRLPENQPRIVLKDGVVEYNDRPILHKLSWTVNPGEHWQIVGPNGAGKSTLLSLITGDHPQGYSNDLTLFGRRRGSGETIWDIKKHIGYVSSSLHLDYRVSTTVRNVILSGYFDSIGIYQAVSDRQQKLTREWLNMLGMDNATADAPFHSLSWGQQRLALIARALVKHPTLLILDEPLQGLDPLNRQLIRRFVDILIGEGETLLLFVSHHAEDAPQCITHRLTFVPEGDKYAYRIENLPSA; from the coding sequence ATGTCTGCGTTGCAAATTTCGCAAGGTACGTTTCACCTTAGCGACATAAAAACCCTCACCCTGAACGACCTTACCCTGCACGCCGGAGAGAGCTGGGCGTTTGTTGGCGCGAACGGCAGCGGAAAATCCGCCCTGGCCCGCGCCCTGGCCGGCAGCCTGCCGATAATGAAAGGCGAACGCCGCTGCGACTTCACGCGCATTGCCCACCTCTCCTTTGAGCAGCTGCAAAAGCTGGTCAGCGACGAATGGCAGCGCAACAACACCGATTTGCTCAGCGCCGACGAAGACGACACTGGCCGCACCACGGCAGAAATTATCCAGGATGAAGTCGCGGATGAAGCCCGCTGCCGGGAGCTTGCCACGCTGTTTGGCATAGAACATTTACTCACCCGCCGTTTCAAGTATCTTTCGACGGGGGAAACGCGCAAGACGCTGCTCTGCCGGGCATTAATGTCAGAGCCCGAACTGCTGATCCTTGATGAACCCTTCGACGGGCTGGACGTGAAGTCTCGCGGGCAACTGGCCGATCTGCTCGCGCAGCTTAGCGACCGGGGCTACACCCTGGTGCTGGTCCTCAACCGGTTCGATGAGATCCCGGAGTTTGTGCAATTTGCAGGCGTCCTGGCCGACTGTACGCTGACGGAAAGCGGTGCAAAGCAGGCGCTGCTTGAGCAGGCGCTTATCTCGCAGTTAGCCCACAGTGAAAAACTGGCCGGCGTGGCGCTCCCGGAGGCTGACGATCCGTCTGCCCGCTATCGCCTCCCGGAAAATCAGCCGCGCATTGTGCTTAAAGACGGCGTGGTGGAGTACAACGATCGCCCTATCCTGCACAAACTCAGCTGGACGGTTAACCCGGGGGAACACTGGCAGATCGTTGGGCCTAACGGAGCCGGAAAGTCGACCTTACTCAGCCTGATCACCGGCGATCACCCGCAGGGCTACAGCAACGATCTGACGCTGTTTGGCCGCCGCCGCGGCAGCGGCGAAACGATTTGGGATATCAAGAAACACATCGGCTACGTCAGCAGCAGCCTGCATCTGGACTACCGGGTCAGCACCACCGTTCGCAACGTTATCCTTTCAGGCTATTTCGACTCAATCGGGATTTATCAGGCAGTTTCCGATCGTCAGCAAAAGCTGACCCGAGAATGGCTGAACATGCTGGGGATGGATAACGCCACCGCCGACGCGCCTTTCCACAGCCTCTCGTGGGGACAGCAGCGCCTGGCGTTGATTGCCCGCGCGCTGGTTAAACACCCGACGCTGCTAATCCTGGATGAACCTCTTCAGGGTCTGGATCCGCTGAACCGACAGCTGATCCGCCGCTTCGTTGATATCCTGATTGGCGAAGGGGAAACGCTGCTGCTGTTTGTGTCCCACCACGCCGAAGATGCACCGCAGTGTATTACCCACCGGCTAACCTTTGTGCCGGAGGGAGATAAATACGCCTACCGGATAGAAAATCTCCCTTCCGCCTGA
- the galE gene encoding UDP-glucose 4-epimerase GalE, producing the protein MRVLVTGGSGYIGSHTCVQLLQNGHEVLILDNLCNSKRSVLPEIERLGGKRPLFIDGDIRDEALLAEIFHDHHIDAVIHFAGLKAVGESVNKPLEYYDNNVTGTLRLITAMRAANVTNFIFSSSATVYGDQPKIPYVESFPTGKPASPYGQSKLMVEQILTDLQKAQPNWSVALLRYFNPVGAHPSGDMGEDPQGIPNNLMPYIAQVAVGRRDSLAIFGNDYPTEDGTGVRDYIHVMDLADGHVAAMQALNGKPGVHIYNLGAGVGSSVLDVVNAFSKACGKPVNYHFAPRRDGDLPAYWADATKADKELNWRVSRTLQEMADDTWRWQSRHPQGYED; encoded by the coding sequence ATGAGAGTTCTGGTTACAGGTGGTAGCGGTTACATTGGAAGTCATACCTGCGTACAGCTGCTGCAAAACGGGCATGAAGTGCTCATTCTCGACAACCTGTGCAACAGCAAGCGCAGCGTGCTGCCTGAAATTGAACGCCTTGGCGGTAAGCGTCCCCTGTTTATCGACGGTGATATCCGAGACGAAGCGCTGCTGGCGGAAATATTTCACGACCACCATATTGATGCCGTTATCCACTTTGCCGGCCTGAAAGCGGTCGGCGAGTCGGTCAACAAACCGCTGGAATACTACGACAATAACGTCACCGGTACGCTACGCCTGATTACCGCCATGCGTGCGGCTAACGTCACCAACTTTATTTTCAGCTCCTCCGCCACCGTTTACGGCGATCAGCCAAAAATCCCTTATGTGGAAAGCTTCCCTACCGGCAAGCCTGCCAGCCCTTACGGCCAAAGCAAGCTGATGGTTGAGCAAATCCTCACCGACCTGCAAAAAGCGCAGCCGAACTGGAGCGTGGCCTTACTGCGCTATTTCAACCCGGTTGGCGCGCATCCGTCGGGCGACATGGGCGAAGATCCTCAAGGCATTCCTAACAACCTGATGCCTTACATTGCCCAGGTTGCCGTTGGCCGCCGCGACTCGCTGGCTATCTTTGGCAACGACTACCCAACAGAAGACGGTACCGGCGTGCGCGACTACATCCATGTGATGGATCTCGCCGACGGCCACGTCGCCGCCATGCAGGCGCTGAACGGCAAACCTGGCGTACATATTTACAACCTCGGCGCGGGCGTCGGCAGCAGCGTACTGGACGTCGTAAACGCATTCAGCAAAGCCTGCGGCAAACCGGTGAACTACCACTTTGCACCCCGTCGCGATGGTGACCTCCCTGCCTACTGGGCTGACGCCACCAAAGCCGACAAAGAACTCAACTGGCGTGTCAGCCGTACGCTGCAAGAGATGGCAGATGATACCTGGCGCTGGCAGTCACGCCACCCCCAAGGTTACGAAGACTAA
- the galT gene encoding galactose-1-phosphate uridylyltransferase: protein MEQFNPVDHPHRRYNPLTGQWILVSPHRAKRPWQGAQETPAQEKLPVHDPDCFLCPGNTRVTGDKNPDYAGTFVFTNDFAALMTDTPDAPASHDPLMRCESARGTSRVICFSPDHSKTLPELSLPALEEVVKTWQQQTAELGQAYPWVQVFENKGAAMGCSNPHPHGQVWANSFLPNEVAREDALQREYFAHQGTPMLLDYVQRERADRSRTVVETEHWLAVVPYWAAWPFETLLLPKTQVLRITDLSAAQSADLALALKKLTSRYDNLFQCSFPYSMGWHGAPFNGEDNQHWQLHAHFYPPLLRSATVRKFMVGYEMLAETQRDLTAEQAAERLRAVSDIHFRQSGAPL, encoded by the coding sequence ATGGAGCAGTTTAACCCGGTCGATCATCCGCATCGCCGCTATAACCCCTTAACGGGTCAATGGATTCTGGTTTCGCCACATCGGGCGAAGCGTCCCTGGCAGGGCGCGCAGGAAACGCCAGCACAAGAAAAACTCCCGGTTCACGATCCGGACTGTTTTCTCTGCCCTGGCAACACGCGCGTCACCGGGGATAAAAACCCTGATTACGCCGGCACTTTCGTATTTACCAACGATTTTGCCGCACTGATGACGGATACGCCCGATGCGCCAGCCAGCCATGATCCACTGATGCGTTGCGAAAGCGCGCGGGGCACCAGCCGGGTTATCTGCTTCTCTCCCGATCACAGTAAAACGCTGCCAGAGCTATCCTTGCCGGCTCTGGAAGAGGTAGTAAAAACCTGGCAACAGCAAACCGCTGAGCTGGGACAGGCATACCCGTGGGTTCAGGTCTTTGAGAATAAAGGGGCGGCAATGGGCTGCTCCAACCCACACCCTCATGGACAGGTTTGGGCGAACAGCTTTTTGCCTAACGAAGTTGCCCGTGAAGACGCCCTACAACGTGAATATTTCGCCCACCAGGGCACCCCTATGCTGCTGGATTACGTTCAGCGCGAACGGGCAGACAGGAGCCGTACCGTCGTTGAAACCGAACACTGGCTGGCCGTTGTCCCCTACTGGGCAGCCTGGCCATTCGAAACCCTACTGTTGCCTAAAACGCAGGTATTGCGCATCACCGACTTAAGCGCGGCCCAAAGTGCTGACCTGGCGCTGGCGCTAAAAAAACTCACCAGCCGCTACGACAACCTGTTCCAGTGCTCCTTCCCCTACTCCATGGGCTGGCACGGTGCGCCGTTTAACGGCGAAGACAACCAGCACTGGCAGCTGCATGCCCATTTCTATCCGCCGCTGCTGCGCAGCGCCACAGTGCGTAAGTTTATGGTCGGCTACGAAATGCTGGCTGAAACGCAGCGCGATTTAACCGCAGAGCAAGCCGCAGAACGCTTGCGTGCCGTCAGTGATATCCATTTCCGCCAGTCAGGAGCACCGTTATGA
- the galK gene encoding galactokinase — protein MSLKEKTQRLFAEQFGYQATHTIQAPGRVNLIGEHTDYNDGFVLPCAIDYQTVISCAKRDDRTVRVIAADYDNQQDSFSLDEPVVKHATQQWANYVRGVVKHLQKRDKNFSGVDMVISGDVPQGAGLSSSASLEVAVGKVIQHLYHLPLDGAQLALNGQEAENQFVGCNCGIMDQLISALGKKDHALLIDCRTLGTKAVSMPKGVAVVIVNSNFKRTLVGSEYNTRREQCETGARFFSQKALRDVELAKFNEVAHELDPIVAKRVRHVLTENIRTVEAADALAKGDLVRMGQLMAESHASMRDDFEITVPQIDTLVDIIKTTIGDQGGVRMTGGGFGGCIVALMPEDLVPAVKQAVEEQYESKTGIKETFYVCQASEGAGQC, from the coding sequence ATGAGTCTGAAAGAGAAAACCCAGCGTCTGTTTGCCGAACAATTTGGCTACCAGGCAACCCACACTATTCAGGCGCCCGGCCGCGTTAACCTGATTGGCGAGCATACCGACTACAACGACGGTTTTGTGCTGCCCTGCGCCATTGATTACCAGACGGTTATCAGCTGCGCCAAGCGAGACGATCGCACCGTGCGCGTCATCGCCGCCGATTATGACAATCAGCAGGACAGCTTCTCCCTTGATGAACCTGTGGTAAAGCATGCAACCCAGCAGTGGGCAAACTATGTTCGCGGCGTGGTGAAGCATCTGCAAAAGCGCGATAAAAACTTCTCCGGCGTCGATATGGTCATCAGCGGTGACGTGCCGCAAGGAGCCGGACTAAGCTCTTCCGCTTCACTGGAAGTAGCTGTTGGTAAAGTCATCCAGCATCTTTACCATCTGCCGCTGGATGGCGCTCAGCTGGCGCTCAATGGCCAGGAAGCCGAAAATCAGTTCGTTGGCTGCAACTGCGGCATCATGGATCAGCTGATTTCCGCCCTCGGTAAAAAAGATCATGCCCTGCTGATCGATTGCCGAACCCTGGGGACAAAAGCCGTTTCAATGCCGAAAGGCGTTGCGGTGGTGATCGTCAACAGCAACTTCAAGCGCACGCTGGTAGGGAGTGAATACAACACTCGCCGCGAGCAGTGCGAAACCGGCGCCCGTTTCTTTAGCCAAAAAGCGCTGCGTGACGTCGAACTGGCAAAATTTAATGAAGTGGCGCACGAGCTGGACCCCATTGTGGCTAAACGCGTTCGCCACGTGCTGACCGAAAACATCCGCACCGTGGAAGCTGCTGACGCGCTGGCGAAGGGCGACCTGGTTCGCATGGGTCAGTTGATGGCCGAATCTCATGCCTCCATGCGCGATGACTTCGAAATCACCGTGCCGCAAATCGACACCCTCGTGGATATCATCAAAACCACGATCGGTGATCAGGGCGGCGTGCGTATGACCGGCGGCGGCTTTGGTGGCTGCATCGTTGCGCTGATGCCTGAAGACCTGGTTCCGGCCGTCAAGCAGGCCGTGGAAGAGCAGTACGAAAGCAAAACGGGTATTAAAGAGACTTTTTACGTTTGCCAGGCCTCCGAGGGAGCCGGTCAATGCTAA
- the galM gene encoding galactose-1-epimerase translates to MLKETPKLAPDGQPFRLTTLRNGAGMVVTLMDWGATLLSCRVPLKDGSVRETLLGCASPEHYLQQSAFMGATVGRYANRIAGGKLTVGGETLQLDINQGENQLHGGPEGFDKRRWRIAVQNEQEVVYELSSCDGDQGFPGELNASARYVLTEDNRIRIELRATVDKPCPVNLTNHAYFNLDSVHHDVRQHKLQLLADSYLPVDASGLPAGSLKEVNGTSFDFREPKSLGQDFLSDADQQATKGYDHAFLLQAKGDLSQPAARVWSADGALEMKVSTTAPALQCYSGNYLAGTPARDRASYSDWNGIALESGFLPDSPNHPEWPQPSCWLRPEETYLSITEYQFLPC, encoded by the coding sequence ATGCTAAAAGAGACCCCGAAGCTGGCACCGGACGGCCAGCCGTTTCGCCTTACCACCCTGCGCAACGGCGCGGGGATGGTGGTCACGCTGATGGACTGGGGTGCGACCCTGCTCTCCTGCCGTGTTCCATTAAAGGACGGCAGCGTGAGGGAAACGCTGCTGGGCTGCGCTTCGCCGGAGCACTACCTGCAGCAAAGCGCCTTTATGGGCGCGACCGTTGGCCGTTACGCAAACCGTATTGCGGGCGGGAAACTCACCGTGGGCGGCGAGACTCTTCAGCTAGACATTAACCAGGGCGAAAATCAGCTTCATGGCGGGCCAGAAGGTTTTGATAAGCGCCGCTGGCGCATTGCCGTTCAAAATGAGCAGGAAGTTGTCTATGAGCTGAGTTCCTGCGATGGCGATCAGGGTTTCCCGGGGGAGCTTAACGCCAGCGCACGTTACGTGCTGACGGAAGATAACCGCATCCGCATCGAGCTTCGAGCCACCGTCGACAAGCCGTGCCCGGTCAATCTCACCAACCACGCCTACTTCAATCTCGACAGCGTTCATCACGATGTTCGTCAGCATAAGCTGCAACTGCTTGCCGACAGCTACTTGCCGGTCGACGCCAGCGGTTTGCCTGCTGGCAGCCTGAAAGAGGTGAACGGCACCAGCTTTGACTTCCGCGAACCCAAATCCCTCGGGCAAGATTTTCTGAGCGATGCCGATCAGCAGGCTACAAAAGGTTATGACCACGCTTTCCTGCTGCAGGCGAAGGGCGACCTCAGCCAGCCGGCAGCCCGGGTCTGGTCCGCCGACGGCGCGCTGGAAATGAAAGTCTCTACAACGGCGCCTGCTTTACAGTGCTACAGCGGTAACTATCTGGCGGGAACCCCCGCTCGTGACAGAGCAAGCTACAGCGACTGGAACGGCATCGCCCTCGAAAGCGGCTTCCTGCCGGACAGCCCAAATCATCCTGAGTGGCCGCAGCCGTCCTGCTGGCTAAGGCCAGAAGAGACCTATCTCAGCATCACGGAATATCAGTTTCTGCCTTGCTAA
- the gpmA gene encoding 2,3-diphosphoglycerate-dependent phosphoglycerate mutase gives MAVTKLVLVRHGESQWNNENRFTGWYDVDLSEKGRTEAKAAGKLLKEEGFTFDFAYTSVLKRAIHTLWNILDELDQAWLPVEKSWKLNERHYGALQGLNKAETAEKYGDEQVKQWRRGFAITPPELSKDDERFPGHDPRYAKLTDSELPTTESLALTIDRVTPFWNESILPRMKSGERVIVAAHGNSLRALVKYLDNLSEDEILELNIPTGVPLVYEFDENFKPLKRYYLGNADEIAAKAAAVANQGKAK, from the coding sequence ATGGCTGTTACTAAGCTGGTTCTGGTTCGTCACGGCGAAAGCCAGTGGAACAACGAAAACCGCTTCACCGGTTGGTATGATGTTGATCTGTCTGAGAAAGGGCGTACAGAAGCTAAAGCCGCTGGTAAGCTTCTGAAGGAAGAAGGCTTCACCTTCGACTTCGCTTACACCTCTGTGCTGAAACGTGCCATCCACACCCTGTGGAACATCCTCGATGAACTGGACCAGGCCTGGCTGCCGGTCGAGAAATCCTGGAAACTGAACGAGCGCCACTACGGTGCCCTGCAGGGTCTGAACAAAGCTGAAACCGCTGAAAAATACGGTGACGAGCAGGTTAAACAGTGGCGTCGTGGTTTTGCTATCACCCCACCAGAGCTCTCTAAAGACGATGAACGCTTCCCGGGCCACGATCCACGTTACGCAAAATTAACCGACAGCGAGCTGCCTACTACTGAAAGTCTGGCGCTGACCATCGACCGCGTAACCCCGTTCTGGAATGAATCCATTCTGCCACGCATGAAATCCGGCGAGCGCGTTATCGTTGCTGCTCACGGTAACTCCCTGCGCGCGCTGGTTAAATACCTGGATAACCTGAGCGAAGATGAGATCCTCGAGCTGAACATCCCTACCGGCGTGCCGCTGGTTTATGAGTTTGACGAGAACTTCAAACCGCTGAAACGTTACTACCTGGGCAACGCCGACGAAATCGCAGCAAAAGCCGCAGCAGTAGCAAACCAGGGTAAAGCGAAGTAA
- the aroG gene encoding 3-deoxy-7-phosphoheptulonate synthase AroG → MNYQNDDLRIKEINELLPPVALLEKFPATEKAAHTVSQARKAIHKILKGGDDRLLVVIGPCSIHDTKAAKEYGARLLALREELQGELEVVMRVYFEKPRTTVGWKGLINDPHMDGSYQINDGLRIARKLLLDINDSGLPAAGEFLDMITPQYLADLMSWGAIGARTTESQVHRELASGLSCPVGFKNGTDGTIKVAIDAINAAGAPHCFLSVTKWGHSAIVNTSGNGDCHIILRGGKEPNYSAKHVEEVKAGLVKAGLEPQVMIDFSHANSSKQFKKQMDVSDDVCGQIAGGEKAIIGVMIESHLVEGNQNLESGEPLVYGKSVTDACIGWDDTEVALRQLAAAVKARRG, encoded by the coding sequence ATGAATTATCAGAACGATGACTTAAGAATCAAAGAGATTAACGAGCTTCTCCCCCCTGTAGCGCTGCTGGAAAAATTCCCCGCCACTGAAAAAGCCGCCCACACCGTCTCTCAGGCACGCAAAGCGATCCATAAAATCCTTAAAGGCGGCGACGACCGTCTGCTGGTGGTGATTGGCCCTTGCTCTATTCACGACACTAAGGCTGCCAAAGAGTACGGCGCGCGTCTGCTGGCGCTGCGCGAAGAGCTTCAGGGTGAGCTGGAAGTTGTTATGCGCGTTTATTTTGAAAAGCCGCGCACAACCGTGGGCTGGAAGGGGCTGATTAACGATCCGCATATGGACGGCAGCTACCAGATTAACGATGGCCTGCGCATCGCGCGTAAGCTGCTGCTTGATATCAACGACTCTGGCCTGCCAGCCGCCGGAGAATTCCTTGATATGATTACCCCACAGTACCTGGCGGATCTAATGAGCTGGGGCGCCATCGGCGCGCGCACAACCGAGTCGCAGGTTCACCGTGAACTGGCTTCGGGTCTCTCTTGCCCGGTTGGCTTTAAAAACGGCACCGACGGCACGATCAAAGTGGCGATTGACGCTATTAACGCTGCGGGCGCACCACACTGCTTCCTCTCCGTAACGAAGTGGGGCCATTCCGCCATCGTCAACACCAGCGGCAACGGCGACTGCCATATTATTCTGCGCGGCGGCAAAGAGCCTAACTACAGCGCGAAGCATGTGGAAGAGGTGAAGGCGGGTCTGGTAAAAGCGGGTCTTGAACCACAGGTGATGATCGATTTCAGCCACGCCAACAGCAGCAAACAGTTTAAAAAGCAGATGGATGTTTCCGACGACGTCTGTGGCCAGATTGCCGGCGGCGAGAAGGCCATTATCGGCGTAATGATTGAGAGCCACCTGGTGGAAGGTAATCAAAACCTGGAGAGCGGTGAACCGCTGGTTTACGGCAAAAGCGTCACCGACGCCTGCATTGGCTGGGATGATACAGAAGTGGCGCTGCGTCAGCTGGCGGCGGCGGTGAAAGCCCGTCGTGGTTGA
- a CDS encoding YbgS-like family protein, translating into MNMKKLTTLLLTATLTLGSGIVYAADTTSSANNGQANASAEAGQVAPDAHQKVAPNGVSNDKIKGSHHKMSKSEVHKNSMCKDGRCPDINKKVETGSGQDVNKKVDGTSQ; encoded by the coding sequence ATTAATATGAAAAAATTAACCACCCTGCTACTCACTGCAACGCTGACCCTCGGCAGCGGAATCGTTTATGCCGCGGACACAACGTCAAGCGCTAATAACGGCCAGGCAAACGCCAGCGCAGAAGCCGGCCAGGTTGCCCCTGACGCCCATCAGAAAGTGGCTCCAAACGGTGTCAGCAATGACAAAATCAAGGGTTCTCACCATAAAATGAGCAAAAGCGAAGTGCACAAAAACAGCATGTGCAAAGATGGACGCTGTCCAGACATCAACAAAAAAGTGGAGACCGGTAGCGGACAAGACGTGAATAAAAAAGTCGACGGTACTTCGCAGTAG
- the zitB gene encoding CDF family zinc transporter ZitB, with product MAHSHPHTPSDNNAKRLLFAFLITAIFMVAEVIGGLLSGSLALLADAGHMLTDAAALLFALLAVHFARRPPNARHTFGLLRLTTLAAFVNAIALVVITILIVWEAIQRFSNPQPIAGWAMLTIAVAGLLANLVSFWILHGGGGEKNLNVRAAALHVLGDLLGSVGAIVAAVVILLTGWTPVDPILSVLVSCLVLRSAWSLLKESVNELLEGAPSAIDIAALKRNLSRSIPEVRNVHHVHIWLVGEKPLMTLHVQVVPPHDHDALLERIHHFLAHEYQIEHATVQMEYQVCHGPDCDLNEHDHAAGHAHHHH from the coding sequence ATGGCGCATTCACACCCACACACACCTTCCGACAACAACGCAAAACGTCTGCTGTTTGCTTTCCTCATCACGGCGATTTTCATGGTTGCCGAAGTCATTGGCGGCCTGCTTTCCGGCTCGCTGGCTCTGCTGGCTGATGCAGGCCACATGCTTACCGATGCGGCCGCGCTGCTGTTTGCGCTGCTGGCCGTTCATTTTGCCCGCCGTCCTCCCAACGCCCGGCATACTTTTGGTTTGCTCCGCCTCACCACGCTTGCCGCGTTTGTTAACGCTATCGCTCTGGTGGTGATCACCATTTTGATCGTCTGGGAAGCGATTCAGCGTTTCTCAAATCCTCAACCTATTGCCGGCTGGGCCATGCTGACCATTGCCGTCGCCGGGCTACTGGCGAATCTGGTCTCATTCTGGATCCTGCACGGCGGTGGCGGAGAGAAAAACCTTAACGTTCGCGCGGCGGCATTGCATGTGTTGGGCGATTTGCTGGGGTCGGTGGGGGCAATAGTGGCGGCAGTAGTGATCCTCCTGACTGGCTGGACGCCTGTCGACCCAATCCTCTCCGTTCTGGTTTCTTGCCTGGTGTTACGCAGCGCCTGGAGCCTGCTGAAGGAGAGCGTAAACGAGCTGCTGGAAGGTGCGCCGAGCGCCATCGACATTGCTGCCCTGAAGCGGAACCTGTCACGCTCCATACCGGAAGTACGTAACGTGCACCACGTGCATATTTGGCTGGTGGGAGAAAAACCGTTGATGACGCTGCATGTTCAGGTGGTACCACCGCATGACCATGATGCCTTACTGGAACGTATACACCACTTCCTGGCGCACGAGTATCAGATAGAACACGCCACGGTACAGATGGAGTATCAGGTTTGTCACGGACCGGACTGCGACCTGAATGAGCATGACCATGCAGCAGGCCATGCTCATCACCATCACTGA
- the pnuC gene encoding nicotinamide riboside transporter PnuC → MDFFSTQNILVHIPIGAGGYDLSWIEAVGTLAGLLCIWLASLEKIGNYAFGLINVTLFAIIFFQIQLYASLLLQLFFFVANIYGWYAWSRQSSNHQSLLQIRWLPLPKAIAWLVIIIAAIGLMTIFIDPVFAFLTRIAVTIMQALGMNVTLPELQPDAYPFWDSCMMVLSIVAMILMTRKYVENWLLWTVINVISVVIFALQGVYAMSLEYLILTFIALNGSRMWIKSARQSGSRAFS, encoded by the coding sequence ATGGATTTTTTTAGCACGCAGAATATTCTCGTTCACATCCCCATTGGGGCGGGCGGGTATGACCTATCATGGATTGAGGCGGTGGGGACGCTGGCGGGGCTGCTTTGTATCTGGCTTGCCAGCCTGGAAAAAATTGGGAACTATGCTTTCGGGTTAATCAACGTTACGCTGTTTGCCATTATTTTCTTTCAAATTCAGCTCTATGCCAGCCTGCTGCTGCAGCTGTTCTTTTTCGTGGCCAATATTTACGGCTGGTATGCCTGGTCACGGCAAAGCAGTAATCATCAGTCGCTGCTGCAAATCCGCTGGCTTCCCTTGCCTAAAGCGATCGCCTGGCTTGTGATCATCATCGCGGCGATCGGGCTGATGACGATCTTCATCGATCCGGTCTTTGCCTTCCTCACCCGGATTGCCGTGACGATAATGCAGGCTCTGGGGATGAATGTTACTCTGCCTGAGCTCCAGCCGGATGCTTATCCTTTCTGGGATTCATGCATGATGGTGCTCTCCATTGTGGCCATGATCCTGATGACGCGTAAATACGTGGAAAACTGGCTGCTGTGGACAGTCATCAATGTGATTAGCGTTGTCATTTTTGCGCTGCAGGGCGTTTACGCGATGTCTCTGGAATACCTGATACTGACCTTCATTGCGCTAAACGGCAGCCGGATGTGGATTAAAAGCGCGCGCCAGTCGGGGTCGCGCGCCTTCTCCTGA